In Excalfactoria chinensis isolate bCotChi1 chromosome 3, bCotChi1.hap2, whole genome shotgun sequence, one DNA window encodes the following:
- the COX7A2 gene encoding cytochrome c oxidase subunit 7A2, mitochondrial codes for MWRNLLSLRQVSQRTISTASRRPLENRVPEKQKLFQEDNGLPVYLKGGIMDGLLYRFTMGLSVFGAVYVVYELMMASMPKKQK; via the exons aGTCTTCGTCAAGTTTCCCAGAGGACCATAAGCACAGCTTCGCGCAGGCCGCTGGAGAACAGAGTTCCCGAGAAACAAAAGCTCTTCCAG GAGGATAATGGCCTCCCTGTGTATCTTAAAGGTGGGATCATGGATGGTCTGTTGTACAGATTCACCATGGGTTTGTCAGTTTTTG gagcaGTCTATGTTGTTTATGAACTGATGATGGCTTCAATGCCCAAGAAGCAGAAATGA